The following is a genomic window from Micropterus dolomieu isolate WLL.071019.BEF.003 ecotype Adirondacks linkage group LG04, ASM2129224v1, whole genome shotgun sequence.
TGCTGTGTAGCAAAAGTAGTACTGGTCCCAGGTCTGGATGCTGAAAGCCCTCTGAGTACGCATCCGCCGCACCGTCTGACAGACATCTATTGTGCCGATGTCCTCCAGCCGGGACAGGCAGATGTCCAGTGTACAGAACGTGCCTGGTCGGGAAACAGGGAGCAAGGCATAGATTGAGAAGTTACACAAGAAAACGTTACCCAATTAAGCGCAGATGCTTAGGTCAAAAAAGACTGGACAATACAGACAACACCACGGGAAAATCTAAAACTCtagcagtgtttcctctaggatttttttcagcatcGGGGGCTTGttatgttaaatgaaaaaatgggtTTTGTAGaaatgttacataaataaaattacataaaaagtgaatagaaaatagtttttgtattattaccaGAACTCAGGTGCTTGCATTGCAAAACTTAAAATGATAGCCAGCCTACTTCAGTTACACGTCTTTACAtgaaattttttgttttgttttacagcaaCACCAATATAACATGCCAGGACAAAGCCACATACCTCGTAAaggaaaaatgtctttaaataaacacacaggttTATCTAATAAAATGTCCACTCATAAAGCTATGTTTACCTGTGCGGCCAATGCCGGCACTGCAGTGCACAACCACAGGGGGGCCCCCTGGAGGCCCCGTCCAACTGGATCCCAGGCTCTGGACTGCAGCCTCCCTCGTCCGAAGCACATGCTCACGGAAGTCCAACATAGCTGAAGCACTTTTGGGCACCCCGAAGTCTGGCCAGCTGACATAGAGGTAGTGGTACACCTCCCGTCTCTCTCCAGACTAAGGAGAGGTGACAAAGGTTTAAAGAATAGAGCAACACATTACATGTAATGGGGATATCTTAGAAATTTAAGAGATTCCACTGACAAAAGCAATCCAACAATCTAGAGTCATCAGGGTCATGTCAAGTAATCTTATTAGAATTTtaagtacccccccccccccaaagtcATGAAGATATGCAGTCGGAGTGACTTACCTGTGTGTTGTAAAGTTCAAGGTGGGAGAGTTTGAAGTCCTGAAACACctggatgtgtgtgttcctgACCAAGAAGTATCCATGCTGCTCAGTCCTGCCCTCCTCAAGAGGCCAGTACTGACCACACTTGACACGCCCACGCTCCACCACCCTGAGACACACAAAATTTCACATCTTTTTAATCTCATCATAAGCCCATCAAGGACTTGTTAACTAGGGATGGGAATCACAGGGTACCTCATGAAATGATACACGGCTCATGATACAGATAATATCATGATACAGCAATTCTGCAATAATCAGTATATTGCAAGACAATCCTAAAATGATTCATCACGATATCTGTCTAACaattaatacaaaatgcctgtgaaaaggttcagtacaggttctctctctttatttacTATAAGTCCAAATTGTTGCCCAATTCTGCAGCATACGTTTTTCAGTCTTTTAGGATGTTAAGCATGCAAAATGTGTAGTTAATGTTAGACTATATTATCGCAATGCTAATGTCTGTTAGCATGTTAATGGAGATTCCAAttatatgttagcattgagctaatACTCAAAGCACTATCATTTATGTATCAATAAGATGGGCTGAAATATAGATACAGTATCATGGAAAAAAGTATAGCGATACATTGCTGTATCAATTTTTGAACACCACTTCTATATACAAACCCCATCTGTAACACacaactgaataaataaataaatctgagaTATAAAGGAGTCTCACCTGGTGGTCATGACAATAATAAGTACCATCTGTTCCCACACCATGCGCCAGAAGTCACCAAAGGTTTTTGGCAAAGGACCTGAGGGACACAAAAGTCTGTCAGGTCATGGCAACACCAAACTTTATCCCAATAAGGTGGGACTAAGTAGTGTTGGAGCAGAAAAAGTGTATATGGGATGGAGGGCTATATAAAGATAATAAGGAGTAGAAGAGTAGTTGCTGCTCACCCTGAGTTGCAATGTAGGCATTGGTCATTTTGTACCCATCCATGAAACTGGCATTAATGTAATCTGATGTCTGTGAAACACAAAGCAGAAGAGAGGTGAGATGTACTGCTTGGTGGTGGCATTTACTGCCTCCTGTAGGAGGACACTGAACATTACTATTAATAAGTGGGTTCCCCAAATCCTATTTTTAGGCCAGTCACATACTTAGGTTAGAAATGTAGACTGGAGTCACattaaaatgtcaatatataaaatactttattccTCCATAGCAGATTCATTAATTTTACCAACATTTCTTCTAAAGCCATTATTTTGTCTGAAATACTTTTTACAACCTGGTCTTCTATTCATATTTTTAGCCATTATTGGTATCTGTTACGATAACACTGTActcatttttacaaaaataagacccagGCTGCCTAAAGCAAACAAGCCTCACCTTTAAACCACACAAAACCCACAGAGACGGTAAATCACTCTACTTTCCAATCACATTTATCAGATACAGAAGATAAAAGCAGGGGATGACACCACAAAGAACATACCCAAAATGTAGACTGTAGACACTCAAATCTAATATAACTGCTAAAGCAACACCAATTCTCCACATTTATGTCTACAGCCAATCATTTGCTGATGCGTGCAATATTTAACATAACTTTGAGAGAACATTTGTGAATGAAATTAATCCAGAGTTCAttaaaacaagagaaagagagaacagaTTGATGAATTAAGTATCACCTCATCCTCGTCATCACAGAGCTGGCAGAGTCGCACTCGTGACTGATCCAGGCAGAGAACGTCACTGTACCTGTTCTTTATCTGATTGGACAGTTTTCTGTAAAGGCAGAATTGAATACAATGTGAGGTAACACGACAGACTTATAATAGCGGGTTGATGTGTTAACCGTCACGAAATTTTCCTTCACCTTGGAACagagaaactgaaaataaaaacaagtggccagcagagagacagaagggcactgaaaaaaaaaggagccaaaTGGACAGAATGTTTTCCCCTCTTACTTGGAGTAGTCAAAGGCGCCTGCTGGAGGCTCCTTGCGGATCTCCTCATACTCCTGATAGAtccccttctttttctttcgCTTCACATGCTCCACCAGGTCATGCACCGTCATACCTCCCTGCTCTGGCATGTGAACAGACACCTCCATGCAGTGGTCTTCATCCTCGGGACCCCATGACGAAGACAGGGGCGGGGACTGGGAGGAAAGCTGCTGTGGGGGGCGAGGCAAAGACTTCTGGGGCAACGGCGGTAcaccttcctcttcctcaccatcctcctcgtcctcctcctttACGCCCTCATTCTGAGACCTACGGTTAGAGTCTGTTACCATGCCGTCAATCGTATCCCCACAACCCTTCTGGGAAAGCGGTGTGTCAGGGGGCGTGTCTGACTGGGGAGGGGCCTGGCGGCCACGACCATTAATGTTAGCATTGGGGCTACAGCCACTAATGGCCACGTTGGCCCTGCTCACTGCTGAGCCGTTCCAGTGTTGGTGGTTCCCCTGCGGCCTGTTTGAAGTAGACTGTGGGCTCTGCTGGTACTGTCCTGGGCCTCCAGTCCTGCCCTCCACCACACCGCAGTGGTTGTTTGGATTAGCATTGCTATCATCGTAGCAGTAAGAGTTAGCCACGGCTAGCTCAGAACCTAACTGTGAGTTTATATGGGTGTGGGACAGTGTAGCACCTGCGCTTGTGTTGCTGCACTCTAAGCTGTAGGAGCGCAGCAGGCTTCCCACACAGTCGTGTGTGTCATGTTCTTGTTTGTCACCCtcaacagtgtttgtgtgtatattaacACAGGACTGGATCCAAGCCACGTGGCTATACTGGGATGTCCCACCCAAGTGTTCAGGGAGGGAGTACACTGGGATGTGACTGGCCAACTCATGAGCTTTCACAGTGCACACCtggtgaaagaagaaaaaacaagacataTTTCAAACATCAACTAAACAACGTGCATACTATGATATAACTCCAAATGAAAACAGACCCACATACCCTTTCTCTTAGCTTCTCGCGTACAAATAGGCGGAGAACGGCAAAAGGTGCTCGAAACCAAAGAGGTGATGACACAATGAAGACACATTTTAGACGAGCTGGAAATGCACCCTAGTAAACACAAATGCCAGACAGACAAAAGTATGAAAAGGGTTATAAAATTTCAGAGACCAGTTGGACACCAAAAACTTGAAGGCAGGCAGATCAGAGAGAGCAGCGGACGTTCCTTATATTCACCTTGAGCAAATTGAGGATCTTGACACAGAGCTCATAGTCAAAATTGCCATAGCAGGAGTTGGTCATGTCGTAGATAAATATGAGCCCGTCTCTTTGAGTTTGTGCACTGGGGGGAAATAAACaagattttcaaattaaaagcagagGAGGATGGTCAAAAGAAGCgataacacacacattataatttcataaacTATACCTGAGATAaacttcaaaaaataaataaaggcatgtggctttctttttttttatccaggTGCTTataggaaaacaaacaaaaatctcaTGTTGGGGACAACAAAAGTGGCCAACACTATCTGGGGACCTGACTCCACTCATAGCAAGAAGTCACTAGTGCCTTTAGAAGGTAAAGTCTACattgaaaaatgtaaaacagaaaagggaAGAAATGAATGATGACAAAATGAAACGAGCAAGTGAACCACAACAACAAGGTACAAACtgcgtgtatgtatgtatgaataaAGTGTTAGGGCAGGGGTTCTTAAACTTTCTGGCAGTCTGAACCCtttttgaagttgaaaatatttcgcAACCCCCCCCCGGCGTTTTGGCCGCCTGCTACGTCTTGCATTTTTGAATGAGCGCTCTGAGCGCACgcagttgaaaaaaaattaaactcgTATTTGTACACCTCACAGACAGTGCCAGAGCAGGCGCCCTCCGTttggcagatgttttttttagcaacaaaagactcagacctgtgagttgtgatcaagtttctgctaatatgaccaTTATTACTTaagattacagatcgctggtgctataatctttgattacactgacaggacagctgattcagtggttgcctagcaacattaaaaaaaccaCAGTGCTTTGCTCAGGTTTTCAAACCAGCaaagcgctttctgtctgatcggggcctgATTCTTCTTTGTCGTTTTATAGCGGttggcattaccgccacctgctggattaaacagtgcaaaatatttacagtgtccacccaaagtgattccattcacaactaCAGTACGTctagttattttttttgtgtctatagCAGCATTCTCGTGACCCCCCTGGGACCAGGTCCCGACCCCCAGGATAAGAACTACTGGGTTAGGGCATCACCTCTCTATGGCTTTGTCCAGCTGATAGATGATGGCCTGCAGCACAGCTTTGTGGGTGGTGACATCTGGCCGATGGAGACGAGCAGTGAAGAGTGCCAAAGCAGCACCCTTTGCATCACGGCCAGGCTGGTAGGAACATTAACATGTTATTTATACACACCTTTGCAAATCCAGAGTGTTTGTATTCTATATGATTTGTGAGAAAGGGCAGCTAGAAATTATGATTATgtgcaaaaacaaatgtgcagactgacgtgcacatacacaaacacacaaaattcTTCTTTAATGACTAGGGTGTGCACCATTTTACGTGTATCCTGGGGTGTAATACTGAAATGATAAACCGCAGTTACTTTGTGAAATGTGGATCATAATTGCTTCAACACTCACCAGGACTGTAAATTTGCCACTCAGCAGCTCAGAGCGCAGGGGCTCCTCGTCAGGGTTGATATTGATGATGCCCTCTTTGATTCTTGTGTTCTAGTTTTGATGCATGATGTtagagacaggagagaagaggggaCGTCATTAGCTTGCAGCTAAAACAGCATGTACACAAACAGCATCAAAATTTTAACTTGAATGTGGTTGTTGTCTAGTGTTAGTCTGTAAATCAAACTGGAACAGGTTCTAACACTTGTTTTTTGTCATCGATTGTGCTTTTaaaggttatatatatatatatatatatatatatatatatatagcaacaGTATAATACAGCACTTGTCTTCAGTCAGtattaaacataaaacaattgGGTTAGCAatggttttgtttgttgcttatgtttttgttttcattaggATTTTATGGGTGTTCATGATATTGTGTCCACCTCCTGTATGGGTCTGCAAAGAAGACTGTGGACTGACTTTCCCCCCATACAGCACGTTGATATTTAGAACTGAACGGGGCAGGACATTGTTAGCATGTCTGCTAAACAGTCATCTCGGTTTTGTCCCCAAGCAACGCGCTGCTGTACCTTGTATGCTTGGAAGAGGTCGATGGCTCTGGAGACGTCAAACTTGCGGGCCATGAGAAACTTTACAGCGGTAGGTTGGGAGACGAACCCAGCACTGTGAGGCTGCTCCCTGCTACGCACCTCACTCAGGAACTCCTCCACAGCCTGGACAAACATCAGAAAGTTGATGGAAGACAAAAAGGTAAGGTGTTAGTGTGTGAGTGGGAGGCATGGCTCATGAGGTAGAGTAGCCGTCTAGTAATCGGAAGGTTCTTGGTTCGAGAGAGcatcaaagtgtccttgagcaagacactgaacacCTAAACTATTAGCGGCAGAAAACAAAATTGTGCAGAAGGGGTATAACCAGAGGAGGAGAACCTGATAGGAAAGAGAGAAGACAGGAATTACAACTGACATGACAAAGAAACGCGTGAGTCTGTCAGCCCTCCTCAGCCTTTTTGTTCTTTGCCTGccaaagttacaaaaatgtgtgaTACAGACGGCAGCAGCATGCTGGGGCCCTGGAAGATGCTTTGGATGAGAGCACTCATATGCCAGGAAGAGACAACAGTCAGCTTGTTTTCACCCAAGTGAGCTGCAACTGTCCTCCAAATATGTAACCAGCACAAGGAGAGTCTTATGAATGGGTACAACAGTTTAGCTATATACAAAACTGGAATCTACCCTCTCATAgcacaaagaagaagaatgcaGAAAAATCTCATGAGCTCATGAGCAATTTTGTTAAAAGATAAAGCACTATTATACACACTTAAATATATGGCATTTGCTGTGTGACCCCTGCTCTTCTTCTacctgcaaatgttttatttcatgacAGACACTAGTAATTCATTAACCACAATGGGGAAAGTATATTAATTTTTATGATGCCAGGCCTGGATAGGTGGTCTTTGTTGAAAGTCATGTGGCATACCACTGCAATATCTCACTGTGGGAAACCCTAACATATGTGTATGGAACCATGTCATCAGCACAATAATGAACATACacaaaaaagtatatatttttatttaactacaTTTATACAGTCACAGCACTTGCACTTAAAATGATTGAGACTGTCAGGATGTGACGTAGTCTGAACTCTGTGGCAAGAATGCACTGTGGGTGCAATGCTGTGACTGAACACATATTGAAGCTGCAGAGTGTATGCACACATGTTCGAGAAACGTACACCTGGTCCTGGCATTTCAATTGAGACAAGAGATGCGAGGGATAAAATTAGACAAACATACTTACACCAAAGGTTACAATTTAATGCCCTCGACAACCCTCAAGCTGGCATTCAGTTACTGGTAgtatattttatcataattttcCTCCCTTGAAGAGAGTTAATGTAAGTTACAATAAATGCTCTAAAATCAAAGTTGAAGTTGCCAAAACATGTTTGTAAATGGCCAACAGCAAGCTGGGATAACATTTTTGGATTTGGGGAAACTATAAAACAAAGTCACAGAGGGTACCTTTAAGTCTCACCCTtaggatatactgtatgttaccaCCAGTAACTGAACATCAGCACCAGGATGGTTGCAAGCACATCAAGTCGTTAATTTCATCGGCGAGCTAAAACTGCAAACGTTTTATACAGCAAGTGGACAGGGCAGTAAATCGATGGACGTTACTGAATCTGGGAAAGGGCATGTTCACTACCAATAGACACATCGGCAAATCTGGGGAGCAGTTACAAGCGTGTTCTGTAACATAGCTTAGTGATCCGTTAACCTTGTGAATAAATGCTGCAGATAAAACAAGCGGCTATACAATGAAGCTGTCATCACAATTGCTGCGTGACATTTGAGGGTTTGCTATCAATGTCAGGCCCATCCCCTTTACTAGAAAGTGATGGCAACAACAATGCTAGGAACCGGAGGACCACTTCTGTGAATCGTAAAATCGGAGAGCAGACTACTGCTAGCTAGCTCGTTGCAAACACTAGCGTCTTGGTCTGTCTTGACTTTGTCATGGTGCATAATCACAATCACCACTTACAGCAATCAGTGTTTGGTCTTTTTAAACCTTCCCACTTGGTCCAACATGATATTTAGAGTCTAGCAAGATCGCTGTCGAGGAAAATCCCTGCAAGTCAACAATAGCTATTAGCATTAGCCAGCGGCTAGGTTACATGTGGCAGCTGGATGACTAACGATAGCTTTAAAGACACTTGAAGCCGCATTTACGGGGCAAATCATAGGTAACGACGTATATCTACTTAAATCAGCGACATGAACATAGATATGCGGTACACGTAAAGCTGGGTTGTCAAGGGAGCGAGTATTCGAGATACAAAGCCGGTTAAGTGAgccctactactactactactactactactagcaAGCGCCATCATGCTAACACACATGCTAACTGCTGTCAGTCACACCGGAGTCACTAGACTCAGGAGGGTGCTAACGGGCCAGGGCTGTTTACTACACCGCATCGTTCACGGGGACAATCACCGTGACTAAATATATGGGAAACACCGCCGCTTACAGAAGAAAATGATGGTGACACGTGTACACGCTGAACCTAATGGAAAGATGAGGAAAAGTCCGTAAAGAGACCCTTACCAGCTGCTCCTGAGTTGTCAGGGCTTCCGCCATCTTGAAGCCTCCGCAACGTCGCAGCGGGCGCGCCCACCAGCCGCTCACTCACGCCCTACACCCCGAGACAGACACCCAGGCCCCGCCCACAAGCATTGCCCGACAGGATTTATCAATGCAGTGTGCTACTGACAATAAACTAGACGCTAAAAATCATGTTCGACCAAGTGTG
Proteins encoded in this region:
- the ptpn9b gene encoding tyrosine-protein phosphatase non-receptor type 9, whose amino-acid sequence is MAEALTTQEQLAVEEFLSEVRSREQPHSAGFVSQPTAVKFLMARKFDVSRAIDLFQAYKNTRIKEGIININPDEEPLRSELLSGKFTVLPGRDAKGAALALFTARLHRPDVTTHKAVLQAIIYQLDKAIESAQTQRDGLIFIYDMTNSCYGNFDYELCVKILNLLKGAFPARLKCVFIVSSPLWFRAPFAVLRLFVREKLRERVCTVKAHELASHIPVYSLPEHLGGTSQYSHVAWIQSCVNIHTNTVEGDKQEHDTHDCVGSLLRSYSLECSNTSAGATLSHTHINSQLGSELAVANSYCYDDSNANPNNHCGVVEGRTGGPGQYQQSPQSTSNRPQGNHQHWNGSAVSRANVAISGCSPNANINGRGRQAPPQSDTPPDTPLSQKGCGDTIDGMVTDSNRRSQNEGVKEEDEEDGEEEEGVPPLPQKSLPRPPQQLSSQSPPLSSSWGPEDEDHCMEVSVHMPEQGGMTVHDLVEHVKRKKKKGIYQEYEEIRKEPPAGAFDYSKKLSNQIKNRYSDVLCLDQSRVRLCQLCDDEDETSDYINASFMDGYKMTNAYIATQGPLPKTFGDFWRMVWEQMVLIIVMTTRVVERGRVKCGQYWPLEEGRTEQHGYFLVRNTHIQVFQDFKLSHLELYNTQSGERREVYHYLYVSWPDFGVPKSASAMLDFREHVLRTREAAVQSLGSSWTGPPGGPPVVVHCSAGIGRTGTFCTLDICLSRLEDIGTIDVCQTVRRMRTQRAFSIQTWDQYYFCYTAVIEYAQRNGKLSPVQWSDSDLETDSE